The Gracilibacillus caseinilyticus genome segment ATTATCTGCCTCATCTGGAGATGAGATCCACTTACCCACGTTAGGTCCATTAGGTGAAACCATTCAGACAAGCTATGCCATTATTGATGATAAAACAGCGATAATTGAAACGGCTATGCATGCAGGGTTGTACCAAGTGACAGAAGAGAAAAGAAACCCCGATTTAACGACTACATACGGAATGGGGCAAGCCATACTGGATGCACTTGATAAAGGGTGCAACAAGATTATCGTTGGTTTAGGCGGAAGTGCAACCAATGATGGCGGCCTAGGTTTATTGCAGGCTCTTGGCTTAGAGGCATACGATGAGGATGGGGAAACCGTAGATATATTTGGAAAGGACCTATTACGTATCACGTCCGTTAATATGGAAAAACTAGATCCAAGGCTAGCCATGGTCGATTTACGAATTGCCTGTGACGTAGATAATCCATTGTGTGGTGAACTCGGGGCAAGCAGTGTCTATGGCCCGCAAAAAGGCGCCACACCTGATCAAGTACATCAATATGATCTAGCATTAGAGCAATTCGCAAAACTTTTAGAACATCAGTCAGGTACTAATTACCAAGATACTGCTGGTG includes the following:
- a CDS encoding glycerate kinase, producing the protein MQIVVAPDSYKGSLSATDVAETMKQAIEVLGDHNVITKPMADGGEGTIEAILSASSGDEIHLPTLGPLGETIQTSYAIIDDKTAIIETAMHAGLYQVTEEKRNPDLTTTYGMGQAILDALDKGCNKIIVGLGGSATNDGGLGLLQALGLEAYDEDGETVDIFGKDLLRITSVNMEKLDPRLAMVDLRIACDVDNPLCGELGASSVYGPQKGATPDQVHQYDLALEQFAKLLEHQSGTNYQDTAGAGAAGGLGFAFLTLGGTLQSGAKLIGEAIALPEAIKQADLVITGEGQSDEQTLYGKAPGYVADLANNYQIPAVLLSGSIGGDTTKLRKYFAGCFSIVNRPLSLAECMTNTSSLLSEQVKQIISLIQAFR